GATGTCGGTCAAGGTGCGCGGCAGGGGCGAAAGACGTTCGCCGCCCGCGAGCGCCACCGCCCGCAGTTCATCCGCCGTCATGTCCGCGATGGCCCGTGGATCGCCCGCGATGCGTGACAGCGTGGCGTCGTGGCAGGCGAAGACGCAGCCGTCACGGGACAGGCGGGCGTCGCTTTCGACGATGTCGGCACCGATCTCGATGGCGCCGCGATACGCTGACTGCGTGTTTTCCACGTAGCGCGATGAGTAGCCGCGATGGGCGATGACCAGGGGTTTATGCATGCTGGGCACTTATCTGTTCCGCGAAATGGCAGCGCACCGTATGGCCGTCCTCCAAAGGACGCAACGCCGGCATTTCCCGCGCGCAGCGCGGCTGCGCGTAGGGGCAGCGGGTATGGAAACGGCAGCCGTCGGGCGGCTGGGCGGGACTGGGCGGGTCGCCCTGCAGGACGATGCGCGGCTTGTCCGGCGCCGTGCCCTCCGTACGCTGCAAGGTGGCCGAGATGTCGGGGATGGCCGACAGCAGTGCCTGGGTGTAGGGATGCAGCGGCCGCTCGTAGAGCGCGTCGGTGGGGCCTTCTTCCACGATCTGGCCCAGGTACATCACCGCGACGCGGTGCGACAGGCGCCTGACCACCCGCAGGTCGTGCGAAATGAACAGGTAGGCGATGCCGTGGTCATGCTGCAGTTTTTCCAGCAGGGCGATCACCGTGGCTTGCACGGATACGTCCAGCGCCGAGACGGGCTCGTCGCAGACGATCAGGCTGGGCTTGAGCGCCAGCGCCCGCGCGATCACCACGCGCTGCGCCTGGCCGCCGCTGATCTGATGCGGGTAGCGGTCGCGCAGGGCGTAAGGCAGCGAGACCGCGTTCATCAGGGCGTCCACCGCGGCGTCGCGTTCGCCGGCCGGGCCGATCCCGTGGAGGTCCAGGGGCTCGCGTATCTGCCTGGCGATGGGCAGCCGCGGATCCAGCGCCGCCAGCGGATTCTGGAAGATGATCTGCACTTCGCGCCGCTTGATCCGCCATTGCGCGTCGTTCAAGGCCGCCAGGTCCTGGCCCTTGAAACGGATGGCGCCGCGCGTCGGGCGGTCCAGGCCCACGATCATGCGGCCGGTGGTGGACTTGCCGCAGCCGCTTTCGCCGACCAGGCCCAGCGTTTCGCCGGTACGTACGTGAAAGGACACGTCTTCCACGGCCTGTATGGCGCGGCCGCCACGACCCGTCAGCGAGCGCGAGGCGCCGAAGTAGCGGCGCAGTTCATGGACTTCGAGCAGGGGTGCGCGCGCCGTCATGCCCATTCCTCGCGCCACTGGTAAACCGGCGCCCGGGTATCCAGGCGCGGCATGGCGGCCAGCAGTTCGCGCGTGTAGGCCGCGCGCGGTTCGGTGAATAGACGCGCGGCGGGCGCGGTCTCGACCACGCGTCCGTGGCGCATGACCAGCACATCGTCGGCCATTTCGGCGACCACGCCCAGGTCGTGGGTGATGAACAGGATGGCCATGCCCAGCTCGGCCTTCAGCCGGTTCAAAAGATCCAGTATCTGGGCCTGGATGGTGACGTCCAGGGCCGTGGTCGGCTCGTCGGCGATCAGCAATCTGGGGCCGCAGGCCAGCGCCATCGCGATCATCACGCGTTGCGCCATGCCGCCGGAAAACTGGTGCACGTACGAGGCCAGGCGCTGCCGCGGTTCCGGAATGCCCACCATGCGCAGCAGCTCGACGGCGCGCGTCGCCCGCCGGGCACGGTCCAGCGGCGTATGCAGGGCCAGCGTTTCATCCAGCAGCTTGCCCACCGTGTGGACCGGATTCAGCGAGCCCAGCGGGTCCTGGAACACCATGCCGATGCCGCTGCCGCGCACCTGTCGCAGTTCGCCTTCGGACAGCGTGGCCAGGTCGCGGCCCTGGAACAGGATGCTTCCGGCGGTGCGGCGGCCGTTGCGGGCCAACAGGCCCAGGATGGCCTGGCAGGTAATGCTCTTGCCACTGCCGCTTTCGCCGACGATGCACAGCGTGCGGCCCTGCGCGACGTCGAAGCTGACGTCATGCAGGACGTCGGCATAGCCTGCCGCGGTGCGGAAGCCCACGCGCAGGCCTTGCACGGATAACAGGGTGTCCAATTACTTCGGCCCGAACGAGAGGTTGTCGGGACGGAAGTCCATGTAGTACTGCGAGTACGGTTCCCACCGCACCGTCTTCTTCATGGCGTACCCGGTCGCCGGGTTGTACAGCATGGTCATCGGCATATCGTCCTCGAAGATGTCCAGGACCTTCTGGTATGTGGCACGCCGCTGGGCCAGGTCTGCCTGCGTGTAGAGCGACTGCGAAAGCGTGTTGAATTCCGGCGTCGGCGTGTAGACCTTGGACGACTTCTGCACTTCGGAATTGGCTCCCCAGAGGATCAGCAGCGAGCCGGTGGGATCCGGAATGCGGTAGGTGTTCGACCAGGCGTACATCTGGATGCCGGGCTTGCGCACGTCCTTGAAGCTGTCGACGAAGTCGATGCGCACGTTGATGCCCACCGCCCGCCACATCTCCTGCATGATCTGCGCGGCTTCGACGTTGTAGAGGTAGTAGTTGGGGATCAGGCGGTAGGAGATCTCCTGGCCCTTGTAGCGGCTTTGCTTCAGCAGCTTTTTCGCCTGCTCGGGATCGTATTGGTAGCCCACGCGATTCTTGTCGTACAGGTTGCCGAAGCTGGGCAGCTGGTAGCCGTTGGGCGCATAGCTGCGGCCTTTCCACAGCGCGTCGATCAGGGCCTTGCGATCGATGGCCAGGCTCAGCGCGTGACGCAGGTTCTTGTCGGACAGCAGCGGATCGTTGGTGTTGAAGACGACGACGTGGCTGTTCTCCATCGCGACCGTCTTCAGCGTCAGGTCCTTGTACGCGGACAGGCTTTGCCACTGGTCTGGCGGGATCTCGGCGGCGATGTCGTACTCGCCGGAAACCAGGCCGGCGATGCGCGCGGCGACTTCGGGCACGGACTTGAAGGTGACGGTCTTGGCGGCCGGCTTGCCTTCGTAGTACTTGTCGAAGGCCTGCAGCGTGATGTGGTCGTTCTTCTGGTAGCTGGCGAACTTGTACGGTCCGGTCCCCACGGGATTGAAGCGCAGCGCCTTGGCGGCTTCGTCCATCCATACCTTGGCGGGCACGCCGTCCTTGCGGTACTTGTTCCAGGCTTCGTCGCAGATCACGAAGGACATGTAGCTGGACAGCCGCTGGTCCAGGGAAGCATCGTGTTCCGCGGTGGTGAAGCGCACCGTCATGTCATCCAGCTTTTCGACTTTCTTCAAGGTGCCGAAGTAGGCCGGGCCTTCGGCGTAGTAGGCATCCGGGCCCCACAGGCGCTCGGCGGAAAACGTCGCCAGGACGTCGTCGGCATTGAAGGGGCTGCCGTCATGGCAAACGACGCCGGCGCGCAGCTTGACGTCGAAGGTGGTGGGCGTGGTCCAGGCCCAGCTCGTCGCCAGGCCGGGCTGCAGCCGGGCGCCGCCGTTGGCCTCGGGGTGGTCGAAGTCGCGGCGGATCAGCGTGTCGTAGATGGAGTAATAGGCGCGCACGTCGACCGTGCCGTTCCCCGCCGCGGGATCCAGCGTGCGAGCCAGTTCGTTGACGGCGACGGTCAGGCTGGGGCGCGTGTCGGCGGCGGATTGCGCCTGCGCGACGCCCAAGGCTTCCGTGGCCATGCCGATGACCGGCAGGCATAGCAGCACGCCCTTGGCGGCGTACCGGTTCAGTTTGATCATGTTGTCTCCCGCGCGCGTAAATGGATGATGGGTTCGGTGCGTTCAGCGGCGCCTGGCGCCGCCGGCCTTTTCGAAGCTGATCCGCAGGTCTTCCAGCCTGGCCAGCGCTTCCATGGAACGGCCGCGATCGACTCGCGTGAGCTCCAGGATCAAGGTGTTACAGATCGCCATGGGTACCGTCAGCGATTGGAATTCGCCGGGTTCGCCACGCCGGGCGGTGATGGTCAGCCGCGCTTCCACGGGCAGCGTCAGGTCGGTCAGCAGGATGCTGCCGGCTCCCGTGTCGCGGGCCAGCTTCAGCGCCAGCGCGACGCCGGGGCTGTCGTGGCGAAAGATCATCCCGAAGACCAGGTCCTTGTCCGTCAGGCTGATGAGCTCGTCGGCCGCCTGCCAGTCGGCATGCGACAGCCCCACCGCGTGGTAGCCCGAACGCTTGAGCCGGCGTGCGAAGAGCTCGGCCAGGCTGCCGGCATGGCTTTCGCCGATCACGATGATGCGGCGTGCCCGGCGCAGGGCGTCGGTGGCGGCGGCGATTTCCTTCTGGGTGACCTGTTCCATCAGGCGGCCGAGCGCGGCGATCTCGCCGGCTATGACGGATTCAAGCAGCGTGCTGCCGGTGGCGTTGTCGATGCGCTTGCGCACCCGCGCCGACGCGTCGAGTTCGAACACCATGGCCTCGCGCATGGCGCGGTAGGAGTCGAACCCCAGCTTGCGCGCCAGCCGTCCGGCCGTGGACGGATGCACGCCAGCCCGTTCGGCGATCTTGTGCGCGGGCATGAAGCTGCCCACCGTCGTGTCGGAAAGCAGTACGTCCACGAGCTTGCGGTCGGAGCCGGTGAGGGTGTCGTTCTTGTCGGCGACGAGTTCTTCGAAGCGCATCCTGGCCTTCAGGCGATTTATTTGGTGGGAGCGGTGGAAAGCGACAGGCCGCGATGGTACTGCAAAATATATTGCAGTAATTTTACAGCTGCAAGATTAGTTGCAGAGCAGCAAAATATCTTGCACTGCCGCATGCGGAGGGCAGGCGGGGCCGTAGTGGGTAGGCTGGCGGGGTGTGGGGGCTAGGCGAGCTCGCCCGTGCCGTGGGGTGGGGCGTACATCACGACCAGGGCGGTGGCGGGGCCCCCCAGGCTGCGTCCGCGATGCGGCATGCGGGAATCGAAATGCAGCGTGTCGCCGGCTTCCAGCATGAACTTGTCCATGCCGATCTGCCATTCGACACGGCCGGACAGGATGTGGATGAGTTCCTCGCCGTCGTGCTCGAAGAAAACGTACTTGTCGATCTGGTCGGGAAACGTGAACAGAAAGGGTTGCAGCGCCCGGCCATGCGTGGCGTTGGACACCGACAGGTAGTCGTAGCCGAAGGCGGTGCCGCCCAGCACCGTGGGCCGCCGTTCGTTCCTGCGTACCAGGCTGACGCCCCGCCAGTCGTGCACCGGGGCATGGTCGGCCAGCAGGCCGGCGGCCTCCACCCCCAGTACTTCCGCGATGCGGGTCAAGGTGGCCAGCGGCGGGACCTTCTGGCCGTTTTCGATGCGCGACAGATAGGCCTTGCCGAAGCCCGCTCGTTCGGCCACGTCCGCCAACGTCAGCTTGGCTTGCTGGCGCAGGCCGCGGATGCGTTCGCCCAGCGCGATGTGCGCCGGGGTTTCGGCGTCAGCGGTATCCTGCTCGAGCGGAAGAGCGCTGTTCGGGATGGCTTTGCGGCGGGACGATGGTCGACGAACCGGTTTCATGGGCCTGAAGTCATGTTTACTGCTTGCAGCGAAGTTTACCGCCTATGTTTCCCGTCAAAGATCGAGCGTGACGCCGACGCGCGCACGCGACACGCACAGGGCCAATTTTTCCTGCCGCTGGGAGGCGCTCAGGAATGCGTCGCGATGCAGCACCGTGCCATCCGTGTAGGCGCAGACGCAGGCGCCGCAGACGCCCATCTCGCAGGAGGAGGGCAAGGCATGGCCCTGCCGCCGCAGGACATCCAGGGCCGACTCGTTCGCCGCCACCCGCAGCATTGCACCCGTCGAGGCAATGCGGATGTCGAAGGGCTCCGGCTTGAAGTTTTCGTCCAGCGCCGCTTCGAACACCTCGAAGTGCACCTGGGCTTCAGGCCAATGCGCCGTGGCCGCGCGCACCGCGGCGATCAGGCTGGCGGGCCCGCAGCAATAGACATGCGTGCCATCGGAGGGATCGCCCAGCGTGGCCGCATCGAAGCGGCTTCCGCCGGGGTCGCCGCTGAACCAGGTGGCCAGGGCGCTGGCGCCGCAGAGGGTTTGCAGCGTGTCGAGCAACGGTGCCGACTGCTGCTGCCGTGCGCAGTAGTGCAGCAGGAAATCCTGGCCCTGGGCGCGTGCCTGCCAGGCCAGCGAGACGAAAGGCGTGATGCCGATGCCGCCGGCCACGAAAATGTGGCGCCTGGCCTCGGGCGCCAGCGGGAAATTGCTGCGCGGCGCGCTCACGGGCAGTATCAGCCCCGGCTTGGCGTGCTCGTGCAGCCAGCGCGATCCGCCGCGCCCGGTGTCGCTGCGCTTGACGGCGATCGTGTAGTGGGAGGTCTGCCGCGGATCGCCGCAAAGGGAATACTGGCGGATCTTGCCGCCCGGGATATGCACGTCCACGTGCGCACCGGCTGGCGCCTCGGGCAAATTGGGGCGTGTGGGATGGACGAAGCGGATGATCTTGATCCCCGAGGCGTCCTGCGAGACCTCGGATACCTGCAGCTTCATGATGATGCGGGCGGACATGGACGGCTCTCCGGTCAATCCAGCGGTTCGATCGCATCGCCGGGTGCGATCCAGCCGCCTTGTTCGATGGCGCAATTCAGTCCGGAACGGTTGTACAGCGGCAGGTATAGCGGCATGCCCAGCAGCTCTTCCAGATACTTGCAAGGAAAGTTCATGCGGCCGCCGCGCAGAATGGTGTTGCCCACGCGGAAACGCTTGCCTACGAGATGATCCAGCGGGACGCCGCTGACCGTCAGGTTGCGGCGGTGTTCTTCCGGCTTGAGGATGATGGGGCCCGCCTGCAGGGGCGGGTCGTTGCGCGCCAGCGCGTCCAGTACCTCCGCCGCGAACAGCGTCACCTCGCGTATGTCGGGCTTGGGCGAGTAGGTGCCGGTTCCCAGGAAATACCGGTCGCCGACGATGCCTTTGCCCGCGATGAGCTCGGCCCGCTGCAGTTCCTCCATTTCATAGGAAGCCGCGGGGGCGATATGAATGTGCAACAGGCGGCCGCCAGTCCATGTCGTCATTGTCGTGTCCTCCCTTATTTCGACGCCGCGGCGATTGCCTCGATCTCGACCAGCACGTCGCGCGGCAGGCGGGCGACTTCGATCGTGGAGCGCGCGGGCACGGCGCCCGGAAAGAACGATGCGTAGACCTCGTTCATCGCGGCGAATTGGTTCATGTCCTTCAGGAACACGGTCGTCTTGACGGCGCTGGCCAAGGAGGCGCCGCCGGCCTGCAGGACGGCCTGGACGTTGGCCAGCGATTGCCGCGTCTGGGCCTGGACACCATCGGGGACCGCGCCGGTCGCGGGATCGATGGGTAATTGGCCCGAGCAGAACACCAGGTCGTTCAGGCGGACACCCTGTGCATAGGGCCCCACCGCGGCGGGTGCGTCGGCGGTCTGCAGGGGAAGCGGCTGGGTCATGGCGGCGTATTCCTTCCGAGTCGAGTGCGGGCCGGCGTGTCACGCCGGCAAAAGTTGCCTATAGGGAAACATGAGTGTAGCGGAAATGGCTTATCCGTGGCCGATGGACGTGCCCTTCGTCTCCCGGGCAAACAGGGCGGCGACCAAGGTGATCAGGGCGACACCGATCAGCAGCACGGACACCCCGGTGGTGCCGCCGAACTTCTCGACCAGCAGCGTGGCGAACACCGGCGTCAACCCGCCGCCGATCGCCGCGGACACCTGGAAGCCGAACGAGGCGCCGGTATAGCGCGAACTCGCGCCGAACAGTTCGGGGAAATAGGTCGCTTCGACGCCGAACATCAGGCCCTGGCCCAGTATCAGGCCCATGGCCACCGCGCAGAAGACCAGGGTCGGATCCCGGGTATCCATCATCCAGAAAAGCGGAAAGGCGAACACGATGGTGAATGCGGTGCCCATGAAGAACATGGGCCGCCGGCCGATGCGGTCGGACAGATGGCCGAAGAGAGGGATGGCTGCGACCTCGATGATGGAAGCCACCAGGATGGCGTTCAGCATGGAGGTACGGGACAAGCCCAGGTGGGTCGTCGCGTACACCACCAGGAAAACGGTCAGCAGGTAAACCCAGGAAACCTCACACAGCTTGAGCCCGATGGCCACCACGAACTCCTTGCGGTTGCGGCCTATTGCCTCGGCTAGCGGGTTGCGCGAGATCTCATTGCGCGCTTTCATTTCCAGGAATACCGGGGATTCGCTGACGCGGTGCCGGATGAAGGCGCCGATGGCCACCAGCACGATGCTGGCCAGGAAAGGGATGCGCCATCCCCAGGACAGCAGCGCCTGCTCGGGCAACGCGGAAATCGCGCTATAGGCGGCGGTGGACAGGATCAGGCCGACCGGGAAGCCGGTCTGCACCAGGCTGCCGCACAGCCCGCGCCGATGCGCCGGCGCATGTTCCAGCACCATCAGCGCCGCACCGCCCCATTCGCCGCCCAGGCCTATGCCCTGGATGACGCGTAGCGTCACCAGCAGGATGGGCGCCCATATGCCTATGCTCTGGTAGGTCGGCAGCAGGCCGATGGCGAAGGTGGCCAGGCCCATGATCGCCAGGGTAAGCAGCAGCATGGACTTGCGGCCCAACCGGTCGCCCATGTAGCCGAACAAGGCGCCCCCGAAGGGGCGGGCGAAGAATCCCACCGCGGCGCTGCCCAGCGCGGCCAGCGTGCCCAGGAAGGGGTCGGCGGCGGGGAAGAAGAGTTTGTTGAACACGAGCGCCGCCGCCGTGCCGTAGATCAGGAAGTCGTACCACTCGATGATGGTGCCTATGGAGCTCGCGAAGACGACGCGGTTGAGCTCGGATGAACTGGATGTTTCCTTGGACAAGGATGGGACCGCTGCGATTTGGCTCACGATGGTGCTCCCCGGTTGGTTTCCCAAAAGTTTCCTAAAGGTTTCCCATTAAGCAATGTGTATGCCAAGTTTCTGCCCTGGTGGGTACGGGCTGAAAACCGGCCGCCAGCCGCCTGGAGAGCGATGGTTGCATCGAAATAACGCGAGATTTGCACGCATATGGTGCGAAGTTCTGAGCTACAACGGTGCCTCGGGCGATGCGGTCGTCGGCACTGGCAGCGGCCGTGCTGGTGTCAATATAATGTTTCCCAATGGAAAACTAACGGTAAGCCACTCCTGGAGATCACCCCATCATGGAAGTCAGTTTCTTGCTTTATCCCGGCGTCGAACCCATTGATCTGGCCGCGATCGGCGTGATTTCCATGGCCCGACGCATCATTCCCGAGGTGTCCTACCAGACGCTGGCGGTCAAGGAGGAGGCCGTCACCCTGGCGAACGGGTTGAGGGTCTGTCCGGATCGACGGGTCGACGACGTGGGGCAACTGGACGTGTTGCTCGTCCCCGGTGGCCCGGGCTGGCGGACGGCCGCGGCCGATGCCGAAACGCTCGCCTTCATCCGCCGCATGCAGGGAACATGCACATTGGCCTCGGTCTGCACCGGCGCCATGATCCTGGCCGCGGCCGGCGTGCTCGATGGCCGTCGCGCGACCACCAAGGTCCAGGTCGTGCCGCCCGAGCAGGCCCCGCTGCAAGAGCTGGCCGGCGCCCATCCCACCGTCGTCGCCGAACATGCCCTGTTGGTGGATGACGGCGACGTCATCACCGGCGGGGGCGTCACGCTCTGCATAGACCTGGTGCTGTATCTTCTGGCCCGACGCTACGGGCAGCCCGCCGCCGACGAGGTGGCCCGCATCATGGAATACAGCGCCGCACACGCCGCCAACCGGTCTCGATTGCCTGTCGTCCCGGCTCGCTAGCGCGCCCGCGCATTGATGGGGCGTATCAGAATTTGTGATTGGACAGTCCGTCCGCTGGCGGTTTACGGTCCCGGCTACAACAAACAAAGAGGAGACAAAGATGCCCGGATTCCGTCGACTTGCGCTGGCCTTGGGGCTGGCACTCGCCCTTCCGCTCGCCGGAGGCGCCGTACGCGCCGGTACCGTCACCGTCATCACTTCCTTTCCGAAGGACCTGACCCAGGCCTACAAGACGGCGTTCGAGAAGGCCCATCCAGGCATCACGCTGGAATTTCTGAACAAGAACACCGTCGCCGGCCTTGCCTATGTGCGCGAAACCCCCGTGGGTCAGCGGCCCGACGTGTTTTGGGCCAGCGCGCCGGACGCCTTCGAGGTGCTCAATCGCGACAAGTTGCTGGAGCCCGCGAAAGACGTGACGAACCCCAAGGTGCCCGACAAGATCGGCAGCTTCCCCATCAACGACCCGGGCGGGATGTACTACGGGCAGGCGCTGGCCGGCTACGGCATCATGTACAACACGCGCTACATCAAGGCGCACAAGTTGGCGCCGCCCAGGCAATGGACCGACCTGCTGGGGCCCGAATGGCTGGGACACGTGGGAATCACGTCGCCATCGCGCTCCGGCACCATGCACCTGACGGTGGAAACCGTCCTGCAGGGCGAAGGCTGGGATAAGGGCTGGAACACCATGCTGCGCATGGCCGGCAACAGCAGCGCCGTGACCGAGCGGTCGTTCGGCGTGCCCGATGGCGTCAACAACGGCCAGTTCGGCGCGGGCCCGGTGATCGACTTCTTCGGCCTGTCCAGCAAATTCTCCAAGTTTCCCGTGGATTTCGTCTACCCGACCGAGACGGCCATCGTGCCGGCCAATATCGCGCTGATCGCGGGCGCCAAGAATACGGCCGAAGCGAAGGAATTCATCAAGTTCGCCCTGGGGACGGCCGGTCAGGAGGTGCTGCTGGAGCCCAAGATATCGCGCCTGCCTGTCGTCCCGTACAGCGAGCTCAAGGGCAAGATTCCCGCCGGCTATCCGGATCCCCTGGAACTCGCCAAGCGCAGTACCGTGCATTTCGACGTGGACCTGTCGCAGCAGCGGTATTACCTGGTGCAGTCGCTGTTCGACCAGACCATCACCTTCCGCCTGAAAGAATTGCAACAGGCGACCAAGGCGATCCATGATGCCGAGCGGAAGCTGGGCGACAAGGCGAAAACCGGCAAGGCGGCCGAGCTGCTGGGGCAGGCGCGCAAGCTCGCCTGGTCGCCGCTGGTGACGGCGCAACAGAGCGGCGACGCGCAATTCCTGAAGCTGTTCGCCGGCGACAAGCGCGATAGCGCCGTCAACCAGAAGATCACCCAGCTGGAAGGCGAGTGGAACGGCAAGGCGCGCACCAACTATGAAGAGGCGGCCAGACTCGCGCAGCAGGCGGCATCGCAGTAAGGGCTTTCCCGGAGCATCCCGTGTCCATCAACTTCGCGTCGAGCAAGGGCCCGGCGGTGACGGCGGCCTGCGTCATCGCCTTCCTGGCCGCCTTCCTGATCGTGCCGGTGGCGACGGTCTTCCATGCCGCCTTCGTCAATTCGGATGGCAGTTTCACCGGCGGCCATTTTCTGGCGTTCTTCAATCAGCCCTTGATGCGGGAGGCCTTCTACAACAGCCTGTACGTCGCGATATGGGCGACCTTGATTGCGACGCTGCTGGCGGTGCCCCTGGCTTACTTCACGGTGCGTTTCCAGTTCCGCGGCGCGCTGCTGATCCAGACGCTGGGTATCCTGCCTCTCATCATGCCGCCCTTCGTCGGGGCGGTGGCCATGCAGCTGATCTTCGGCCGCTCCGGCAGCGTCAACCTGCTGCTGGGCGACTGGTTCGATATCAATCTGCCGCTGATGGAAGGGCTCAACAGCGTCATCTTCGTCGAAGCGCTGCACTACTTCCCGTTCATCCTGATGAACCTCGTCGTCGCGCTGCGCAACATCGATGGCGCGATGGAGGAGGCCGCCTTCAATCTGGGCTCGCGCGGGTTCAGGCTGTTCCGCAGGGTGATCTTCCCGCTGGCCTTGCCTGGCTACGTCGCCGGCGCGTCGCTGGTCTTCGTCAAGGTCTTCGACGACCTGGGTACGCCGCTGGTCCTGGGCACCACCAACATGCTGGCCCCACAGGCCTATCTGCGCATCACGCAGGTCGGCCTGGAAGACCCTCTTGGCTACGTGATCAGCGTCATCATCATCGCCTTCTCGATCGCCTCGCTCTGGCTGTCGGCGCGAGTGCTCAAGGGCAGGGACTACTCCACGCTGCAGAAAGGCGGCACCGGCATCCAGAAGCGCCGCCTGCGCCGCGGCGAAGCCGTGCTGGCCTATGGCTGGATCATCCTCGTGCTGCTGCTGGTCCTTTCGCCGCACATCGGAGTGTTGCTGCTGTCCTTCGCCAGCGTGTGGAGCTTCGCGCCGCTGCCGGACGGCTATACGCTGGCGCACTATGCCACCGTATTCCAGGACTCCGGCGGCATGATCGCCAACACGCTGCTCTACTGCGGCCTGGCGGCGGGTGTCGATGTCGTGCTGGGGACCGCCATCGCCTATCTGCTGCTGCGCACGCGCCTGCCCGCCAGGCAATGGCTGGACTGGATGGCATCGGCCGCGCTGGCGGTGCCGGGCATCGTGCTGGCCATCGGCCTGTTGCGCACCTTCCGCGGCGTCGAGCTGCCTTTCATGGCGACGACCCTCACGTCGTCCTGGATGATCATCATGATCGCCTATTCGGTGCGGCGCCTGCCGTATGCGTTGCGGTCCTGCGTGGCGGCGCTGCAGCAGATCAACGTATCGCTGGAAGAAGCCGCTCAATCGCTGGGAGCCAACCGCTGGCGCACGCTGCGCAGGGTCGTCGTCCCCTTGATGGCGGGCGGTATGTTGGCCGGCTTCGTGACCAGCTTCATCACCGCGGCGGTGGAACTATCGGCCACCATCATGCTGGTCACCAAGGAAAGCCAGGCGCCCATGAGCTACGGCATCTATCTGTACATGCAGAGCGCATCCGGGCGCGGCCCCGGCGCCGCGCTGGGCGTATTGGCGGTGGTCGCCGTGGCGATTGGCACTTATGTCAGCCATTTGCTGGTGGCGCGCACGGGGGCGCGGCGTGAGCCCGTCCTCATGGAAGAATCACCGGGCCTGGACCCGCGGGACACGCCGGCCGCGCGCCGGCTGGAGACGACATGAAGAAAGTCAGCGTGGAATGCCGCGGCATTTGCCTTTCCTACGGCAAGACCGAAGTCCTGAAAGACCTGAACCTGCATATCGAGCCCGGCGAGTTCTTC
This genomic interval from Bordetella genomosp. 8 contains the following:
- a CDS encoding ABC transporter substrate-binding protein, whose product is MIKLNRYAAKGVLLCLPVIGMATEALGVAQAQSAADTRPSLTVAVNELARTLDPAAGNGTVDVRAYYSIYDTLIRRDFDHPEANGGARLQPGLATSWAWTTPTTFDVKLRAGVVCHDGSPFNADDVLATFSAERLWGPDAYYAEGPAYFGTLKKVEKLDDMTVRFTTAEHDASLDQRLSSYMSFVICDEAWNKYRKDGVPAKVWMDEAAKALRFNPVGTGPYKFASYQKNDHITLQAFDKYYEGKPAAKTVTFKSVPEVAARIAGLVSGEYDIAAEIPPDQWQSLSAYKDLTLKTVAMENSHVVVFNTNDPLLSDKNLRHALSLAIDRKALIDALWKGRSYAPNGYQLPSFGNLYDKNRVGYQYDPEQAKKLLKQSRYKGQEISYRLIPNYYLYNVEAAQIMQEMWRAVGINVRIDFVDSFKDVRKPGIQMYAWSNTYRIPDPTGSLLILWGANSEVQKSSKVYTPTPEFNTLSQSLYTQADLAQRRATYQKVLDIFEDDMPMTMLYNPATGYAMKKTVRWEPYSQYYMDFRPDNLSFGPK
- a CDS encoding RidA family protein encodes the protein MTQPLPLQTADAPAAVGPYAQGVRLNDLVFCSGQLPIDPATGAVPDGVQAQTRQSLANVQAVLQAGGASLASAVKTTVFLKDMNQFAAMNEVYASFFPGAVPARSTIEVARLPRDVLVEIEAIAAASK
- a CDS encoding MOSC domain-containing protein produces the protein MTTWTGGRLLHIHIAPAASYEMEELQRAELIAGKGIVGDRYFLGTGTYSPKPDIREVTLFAAEVLDALARNDPPLQAGPIILKPEEHRRNLTVSGVPLDHLVGKRFRVGNTILRGGRMNFPCKYLEELLGMPLYLPLYNRSGLNCAIEQGGWIAPGDAIEPLD
- a CDS encoding ATP-binding cassette domain-containing protein, which produces MDTLLSVQGLRVGFRTAAGYADVLHDVSFDVAQGRTLCIVGESGSGKSITCQAILGLLARNGRRTAGSILFQGRDLATLSEGELRQVRGSGIGMVFQDPLGSLNPVHTVGKLLDETLALHTPLDRARRATRAVELLRMVGIPEPRQRLASYVHQFSGGMAQRVMIAMALACGPRLLIADEPTTALDVTIQAQILDLLNRLKAELGMAILFITHDLGVVAEMADDVLVMRHGRVVETAPAARLFTEPRAAYTRELLAAMPRLDTRAPVYQWREEWA
- a CDS encoding helix-turn-helix domain-containing protein, whose amino-acid sequence is MKPVRRPSSRRKAIPNSALPLEQDTADAETPAHIALGERIRGLRQQAKLTLADVAERAGFGKAYLSRIENGQKVPPLATLTRIAEVLGVEAAGLLADHAPVHDWRGVSLVRRNERRPTVLGGTAFGYDYLSVSNATHGRALQPFLFTFPDQIDKYVFFEHDGEELIHILSGRVEWQIGMDKFMLEAGDTLHFDSRMPHRGRSLGGPATALVVMYAPPHGTGELA
- a CDS encoding PDR/VanB family oxidoreductase codes for the protein MSARIIMKLQVSEVSQDASGIKIIRFVHPTRPNLPEAPAGAHVDVHIPGGKIRQYSLCGDPRQTSHYTIAVKRSDTGRGGSRWLHEHAKPGLILPVSAPRSNFPLAPEARRHIFVAGGIGITPFVSLAWQARAQGQDFLLHYCARQQQSAPLLDTLQTLCGASALATWFSGDPGGSRFDAATLGDPSDGTHVYCCGPASLIAAVRAATAHWPEAQVHFEVFEAALDENFKPEPFDIRIASTGAMLRVAANESALDVLRRQGHALPSSCEMGVCGACVCAYTDGTVLHRDAFLSASQRQEKLALCVSRARVGVTLDL
- a CDS encoding ABC transporter ATP-binding protein, which produces MGMTARAPLLEVHELRRYFGASRSLTGRGGRAIQAVEDVSFHVRTGETLGLVGESGCGKSTTGRMIVGLDRPTRGAIRFKGQDLAALNDAQWRIKRREVQIIFQNPLAALDPRLPIARQIREPLDLHGIGPAGERDAAVDALMNAVSLPYALRDRYPHQISGGQAQRVVIARALALKPSLIVCDEPVSALDVSVQATVIALLEKLQHDHGIAYLFISHDLRVVRRLSHRVAVMYLGQIVEEGPTDALYERPLHPYTQALLSAIPDISATLQRTEGTAPDKPRIVLQGDPPSPAQPPDGCRFHTRCPYAQPRCAREMPALRPLEDGHTVRCHFAEQISAQHA
- a CDS encoding MurR/RpiR family transcriptional regulator, which codes for MRFEELVADKNDTLTGSDRKLVDVLLSDTTVGSFMPAHKIAERAGVHPSTAGRLARKLGFDSYRAMREAMVFELDASARVRKRIDNATGSTLLESVIAGEIAALGRLMEQVTQKEIAAATDALRRARRIIVIGESHAGSLAELFARRLKRSGYHAVGLSHADWQAADELISLTDKDLVFGMIFRHDSPGVALALKLARDTGAGSILLTDLTLPVEARLTITARRGEPGEFQSLTVPMAICNTLILELTRVDRGRSMEALARLEDLRISFEKAGGARRR